One region of Mucilaginibacter gotjawali genomic DNA includes:
- a CDS encoding aspartyl/asparaginyl beta-hydroxylase domain-containing protein, whose product MHQILPELLSVKFILFYILIISTAIVHYRGKVRYKFFRQLTDHSTFMAPINIPMYALSGVENKPYISQANFPQLSLLKNNWQTIRDEALQLEREELIKGSDKYNDMGFNSFFRRGWKRFYLKWYNDFHPSAKKYCPQTIQLIKEIPEVKAAMFAVLPAGSELLQHRDPYAGSLRYHLGLITPNSENCHIVVDGQSYAWKDGDDVLFDETYVHYAENKTDIDRIILFCDIERPVKTIFGRAWNKFFGWFIMAAAVSPNMGEDKTGNINKAFKYVYSIRLLGKRIKAYDRNVYYAVKYALLLLILYLIFF is encoded by the coding sequence ATGCATCAAATTTTACCAGAACTGCTGTCCGTAAAATTCATTTTATTTTATATCCTCATCATTTCTACCGCCATTGTACACTACCGCGGAAAAGTAAGGTATAAGTTTTTCAGGCAGCTAACTGATCACTCAACATTTATGGCGCCCATTAATATCCCAATGTATGCGTTGTCAGGCGTTGAGAATAAACCGTATATCAGCCAGGCAAATTTCCCGCAATTAAGTTTGTTGAAAAACAACTGGCAAACCATCAGGGATGAGGCTTTGCAGCTGGAACGCGAAGAACTGATAAAAGGATCGGACAAGTACAATGATATGGGCTTCAACTCTTTCTTCCGCCGCGGTTGGAAACGTTTTTATTTGAAATGGTATAATGATTTTCACCCATCGGCCAAAAAATATTGCCCGCAAACTATCCAGCTGATCAAAGAGATCCCCGAAGTTAAAGCAGCCATGTTTGCCGTATTGCCTGCCGGAAGCGAACTTTTGCAGCACCGCGATCCTTATGCGGGCTCCCTTCGTTACCACCTGGGGCTGATCACCCCCAACTCCGAAAACTGCCATATTGTGGTTGACGGGCAAAGTTACGCATGGAAAGATGGAGACGATGTACTATTTGACGAAACCTATGTGCATTATGCGGAAAATAAGACAGATATTGATCGCATCATCCTGTTTTGCGACATCGAGCGCCCTGTAAAAACTATTTTTGGGCGCGCCTGGAACAAATTTTTCGGCTGGTTTATTATGGCAGCGGCTGTTTCGCCTAATATGGGTGAAGACAAAACCGGCAACATTAATAAAGCTTTCAAATATGTTTACTCCATCCGCCTGCTGGGGAAACGCATTAAAGCATACGACCGCAATGTGTATTACGCTGTAAAATATGCGTTACTGTTGCTGATATTGTACCTTATCTTTTTTTGA
- a CDS encoding cation diffusion facilitator family transporter: protein MSDGHDHSHHHHHHDHTPKLDHLNSAFIIGIILNSAFVVIEVVAGFLTHSLSLLTDAGHNLSDVAGLALALLAFKLTKVNSTSNYTYGFKRSTIMVSFFNALILFVAVGFIGYEAITRFIEQEPVDGGTMAWVSLIGIGINAFTAWLFVKDKDKDLNVKGAYMHMAIDAIVSFGVVISGIIIYFTHIYWIDSAVSLIIAIVILRGTWSLLKDSLRLEMDGVPTKIDLENIKNELLKGKGVVDVHHMHVWALSTTENALTAHIVIAPEYISTFDAIKRDLRHRLEHLDINHCTLEPEFSEAECKQPDC from the coding sequence ATGTCAGACGGTCACGATCATTCGCACCACCACCATCACCACGATCATACCCCTAAGCTCGATCATCTGAATTCGGCTTTTATTATCGGTATCATTTTAAATTCAGCATTTGTAGTCATCGAGGTTGTGGCTGGTTTTTTAACCCACTCCCTCTCGCTGCTTACTGATGCAGGCCATAATTTAAGCGATGTAGCGGGGTTAGCCCTTGCATTGCTTGCCTTTAAATTAACCAAGGTAAATTCAACCAGCAACTATACGTACGGATTTAAACGATCAACCATTATGGTATCGTTTTTTAACGCTTTGATCCTGTTTGTTGCGGTTGGATTTATCGGCTATGAGGCAATCACCCGCTTTATTGAACAGGAGCCCGTAGATGGCGGCACAATGGCCTGGGTGTCACTTATAGGCATTGGCATCAACGCCTTTACTGCCTGGCTTTTTGTAAAAGACAAGGATAAGGACCTGAATGTAAAAGGCGCCTATATGCATATGGCTATTGATGCTATCGTATCATTCGGCGTGGTGATATCCGGTATCATTATCTATTTTACGCACATCTACTGGATAGACAGTGCGGTGAGTTTAATTATTGCTATCGTTATATTAAGAGGAACATGGAGTTTATTAAAGGACAGCCTAAGGCTTGAAATGGATGGCGTACCTACTAAAATAGACCTGGAAAATATTAAAAATGAATTGTTAAAAGGCAAAGGAGTTGTAGATGTACACCATATGCACGTTTGGGCGCTGAGCACTACTGAAAATGCCCTGACCGCCCACATTGTGATCGCCCCGGAATATATTTCAACTTTTGACGCCATAAAACGCGATTTGAGGCATCGTTTAGAACATCTTGATATCAACCACTGCACCCTGGAGCCGGAATTCTCGGAAGCGGAATGCAAACAGCCTGATTGCTGA
- a CDS encoding MutS-related protein, with amino-acid sequence MDIIKDYTQRVTNAQQQADKFKELANGYSLMRLVVFALLVLALYFAITLDDFTVLAISFIISLFCFAWLVSRQSVFEKQKRYFLDLKKVNENEIESILNYSNIYDNGSRFADDRHFYSADLDIFGNASLFQLLNRAATPTGNEKLAGWLSAPAEKEVILARQEAIKELSSKNAWKLEMQALLLFANKAETNQLKNLFVYLHIPLALPGEKWLGIYAKIAPYLLVLLIIASYFFPVLRTVAVLVGLFNLGIVSSKASYIKKADLIAGKIGDTLNNYAIVFEKIEKEQWASGYCKNLVERLATGNTSAQIKELSGLINKLNYHLNLIVGFVLNVFFLWDIRQIIAIENWKRNNDKNLEAAFDVIAAYEALVSLASLHINYPDWCFPEIADGPAYTLTAKGLAHPLISRAKRIENDYELDSAFNIDIITGSNMAGKSTFLRTAGINTVMALCGAPVCAQHMKVSVMTILSYMRIKDSLNESTSTFKAELDRLQMLLKAVESDQKIFFLIDEMLRGTNSVDKYLGSKAVIERLIGKKAVGMVATHDLQIAELEKKYPAYIRNFYFDIQVVNGEMLFDYKMKHGECKTFNASLLLKQIGIDVEAE; translated from the coding sequence ATGGATATCATCAAAGACTACACCCAAAGGGTAACAAATGCACAGCAGCAGGCTGATAAATTTAAAGAACTGGCAAATGGGTATTCGCTTATGCGTTTAGTTGTATTTGCTTTGCTGGTATTAGCCCTATATTTTGCCATTACGCTGGATGATTTTACCGTACTGGCCATTTCATTTATCATTTCGTTATTCTGCTTTGCCTGGCTGGTATCGCGACAATCAGTTTTCGAAAAACAAAAAAGATATTTCCTCGACTTGAAGAAAGTCAACGAAAATGAAATTGAAAGTATTTTAAACTACTCAAATATTTACGATAACGGCAGCCGTTTTGCAGATGATAGGCATTTTTACAGCGCCGACCTGGATATTTTTGGCAATGCCTCGCTATTCCAACTGCTTAACCGCGCTGCTACCCCCACCGGTAACGAAAAGCTTGCCGGATGGCTTAGCGCTCCTGCTGAAAAAGAGGTTATCCTGGCACGGCAGGAAGCTATAAAGGAACTCTCTAGCAAAAATGCCTGGAAGCTTGAAATGCAGGCCTTGTTGTTATTTGCCAATAAAGCCGAGACAAATCAACTCAAAAACCTTTTTGTATACCTGCATATTCCCTTAGCACTCCCAGGCGAAAAATGGCTTGGTATTTATGCAAAAATTGCGCCTTATTTACTGGTGCTGCTGATTATAGCAAGCTACTTTTTTCCTGTGTTAAGAACCGTAGCGGTACTTGTTGGCCTTTTTAACCTGGGTATCGTGTCCTCAAAAGCGTCTTATATAAAAAAAGCCGACCTGATTGCCGGAAAAATAGGGGATACCTTAAATAACTATGCCATTGTTTTTGAGAAAATTGAAAAGGAGCAGTGGGCATCGGGCTATTGCAAAAACCTGGTGGAACGTTTAGCAACCGGTAATACATCGGCGCAGATCAAAGAATTATCCGGCCTCATCAATAAACTCAATTATCACTTAAACTTAATTGTTGGTTTTGTGTTGAATGTGTTTTTTCTGTGGGACATCCGCCAGATCATCGCCATAGAAAACTGGAAGCGCAATAACGATAAAAACCTTGAAGCAGCTTTTGATGTGATTGCAGCGTATGAAGCATTGGTTAGCCTGGCAAGTTTGCACATTAATTACCCCGATTGGTGTTTCCCGGAAATTGCCGATGGCCCTGCTTATACGTTAACCGCAAAAGGGTTGGCCCACCCGCTCATCAGCAGGGCAAAAAGGATTGAAAACGATTATGAGCTGGATAGTGCTTTTAATATTGATATCATCACTGGCTCCAACATGGCCGGTAAAAGTACTTTTTTACGTACTGCGGGTATCAATACGGTAATGGCGCTTTGCGGCGCGCCTGTATGTGCTCAGCACATGAAAGTCTCGGTAATGACCATTCTATCCTATATGCGCATCAAGGACTCCTTAAATGAAAGCACCTCCACTTTTAAGGCCGAACTGGACCGGCTGCAAATGCTACTGAAGGCGGTTGAAAGCGACCAAAAGATTTTCTTTTTGATTGACGAAATGCTGCGGGGCACCAATTCGGTTGATAAATACCTGGGCTCAAAAGCGGTAATTGAACGGCTCATCGGTAAAAAAGCGGTAGGCATGGTGGCTACCCACGATCTGCAGATCGCCGAATTGGAAAAGAAATATCCAGCCTATATCCGCAATTTTTATTTTGATATCCAGGTAGTCAATGGCGAAATGCTGTTTGATTATAAAATGAAACACGGGGAATGCAAAACCTTCAACGCATCGTTATTGCTAAAACAGATAGGGATTGATGTGGAGGCGGAGTAG
- the rlmH gene encoding 23S rRNA (pseudouridine(1915)-N(3))-methyltransferase RlmH: MKITFITVGKTVDSYLKTGIDIYVSRLKHYTKLQIIEIGELKNTKTLTRDQQKTKEAELILKKISPLDHVILLDENGTELTSQQFSAYINKKAISSTSNLVFIVGGPYGFDTTVYQRANDKISLSAMTFSHQMVRLFFVEQLYRAFTIIKGEPYHHE; this comes from the coding sequence ATGAAGATCACTTTTATAACCGTTGGCAAAACCGTTGACAGCTACCTGAAAACGGGTATCGATATTTACGTCAGCAGGTTAAAGCATTATACCAAACTTCAGATTATTGAAATTGGTGAACTAAAAAACACCAAAACGCTAACCCGCGACCAGCAAAAAACAAAAGAAGCGGAACTGATCCTTAAAAAAATCTCTCCCCTTGACCACGTGATCCTGCTCGACGAAAATGGCACCGAACTTACCTCGCAGCAATTCTCAGCTTATATCAATAAAAAAGCAATCAGTTCAACCTCAAACCTGGTTTTTATTGTAGGTGGCCCTTATGGCTTTGATACGACTGTTTACCAGCGGGCTAACGATAAGATCTCCCTATCGGCCATGACCTTTTCGCATCAAATGGTACGGCTGTTTTTTGTTGAACAACTGTACAGGGCCTTTACCATTATTAAGGGTGAGCCGTATCACCATGAATAG
- a CDS encoding protein tyrosine phosphatase family protein, with translation MSSVYNFRQISGMMACSGQPSEGQLPLIAAEGYQVIVNLGLADGKYALKNEGALVKQLGITYHHIPVKFDDPKTDDLIAFFKLMDQHPNDKTLVHCAANYRASAFTGLYLFSTGRLNEDEMLSFIEDVWQPDAVWQQFIEDSADFIKEHRF, from the coding sequence ATGAGTTCTGTTTACAATTTCCGTCAAATTTCTGGGATGATGGCTTGCTCCGGCCAGCCCTCAGAGGGACAGTTGCCCCTGATTGCCGCGGAAGGCTACCAGGTCATCGTAAACCTGGGATTGGCAGATGGTAAATATGCGCTAAAAAACGAAGGCGCCTTAGTTAAACAGCTGGGGATAACCTATCACCATATCCCGGTTAAGTTTGATGATCCGAAAACCGACGACCTTATAGCCTTTTTCAAACTGATGGATCAACACCCAAACGACAAAACGCTGGTGCATTGCGCTGCCAACTACCGGGCATCGGCATTTACCGGCCTTTATCTTTTTTCAACCGGCCGGCTTAACGAAGATGAAATGCTTTCCTTTATCGAAGATGTATGGCAACCTGATGCCGTTTGGCAGCAATTTATTGAGGATAGTGCCGATTTTATAAAAGAGCATAGGTTTTAA
- a CDS encoding peptidylprolyl isomerase: MSKAIIKTEKGDMTVEFFDKDAPNTVANFKKLAKSGFYDNVIFHRVIPNFMVQGGDPTGTGAGGAGYKIDCELTGDNQYHDRGVLSMAHAGPNTGSSQFFICHNRTNTAHLDRKHTVFGKVVENVDVVDAIQRGDKILGIEVIED, from the coding sequence ATGAGCAAAGCCATTATTAAAACCGAAAAGGGCGACATGACTGTTGAGTTTTTCGACAAGGATGCCCCGAACACTGTAGCCAATTTTAAAAAATTAGCTAAATCAGGTTTCTATGACAATGTGATCTTTCACCGTGTGATCCCTAACTTTATGGTGCAGGGCGGCGACCCAACCGGTACCGGTGCTGGCGGCGCAGGCTATAAAATTGATTGCGAATTAACCGGCGATAACCAATATCATGATCGTGGTGTTTTATCTATGGCGCATGCAGGCCCTAATACCGGCAGCTCGCAGTTTTTTATCTGCCATAATCGTACTAATACCGCTCACCTGGACAGGAAACATACCGTGTTTGGTAAAGTAGTTGAAAATGTTGACGTGGTTGACGCTATTCAGCGTGGTGATAAAATTTTAGGGATAGAGGTAATCGAGGATTAG
- a CDS encoding asparagine synthetase B, with amino-acid sequence MDEDQKDHLKSYGIAFWVLKNGEEIDWLLNYRGGSFLAKYEQRIEDECKIRGVSYEVIPDGKVNQIITEVSDPSVNMDVVKLEKAPKIAVYSPKNKLPWDDAVTLVLKYAEIPYDVLYDEEVIRGDLPKYDWLHLHHEDFTGQYSKFYGAFRFADWYNEDQKIQEAMAHKLGFKKVSQMKLAVAQNIRTFCAGGGFLFAMCSGTDTFDIALASANTDICGPMFDGDAADPDAQSKLDFTQTFAFQNFTLDMNPMSHQFSNIDVTATRQTDRTKDFFTLFDFSAKWDVVPSMLTQNHDKVIKGFMGLTTAFNEKMLKPGVTIMGEMKSNNEARYIHGEYGKGQWTFYGGHDPEDYQHIVGDPPTDLKLHPNSPGYRLILNNVLFPAARKKKQKT; translated from the coding sequence ATGGATGAGGACCAGAAGGACCACCTGAAATCATACGGGATTGCATTTTGGGTACTCAAAAACGGTGAAGAAATTGACTGGCTGCTCAATTACCGCGGCGGCAGTTTCCTTGCCAAATATGAGCAACGGATTGAGGATGAATGTAAGATCCGCGGTGTAAGTTACGAAGTGATCCCCGATGGCAAAGTAAACCAGATCATTACCGAAGTAAGCGATCCTTCCGTAAATATGGATGTGGTAAAGCTTGAAAAAGCGCCGAAAATTGCCGTTTATTCGCCCAAAAATAAGTTGCCCTGGGATGACGCCGTTACCCTGGTGTTAAAATATGCCGAAATACCTTATGATGTTTTGTACGATGAGGAAGTAATTCGCGGCGACCTGCCCAAATACGACTGGCTGCACCTGCACCACGAGGATTTTACCGGCCAATACAGCAAGTTTTATGGCGCCTTCCGCTTTGCCGACTGGTATAACGAAGACCAGAAAATACAGGAGGCCATGGCGCATAAACTGGGCTTTAAAAAAGTATCGCAAATGAAGCTGGCCGTTGCCCAAAATATCCGGACGTTTTGTGCCGGAGGCGGCTTCCTGTTCGCCATGTGCTCGGGTACCGATACTTTTGACATTGCGCTCGCTTCGGCCAATACCGACATTTGCGGACCGATGTTTGACGGCGATGCCGCCGACCCGGATGCGCAATCCAAACTGGACTTTACGCAAACGTTCGCTTTTCAGAATTTTACACTGGATATGAACCCCATGTCGCACCAGTTCAGCAATATTGATGTTACTGCCACCCGGCAGACAGACCGTACAAAAGATTTTTTTACGTTGTTTGATTTCTCTGCAAAATGGGATGTAGTGCCCAGTATGCTCACCCAAAACCATGATAAAGTGATCAAGGGTTTTATGGGTTTAACTACTGCCTTTAACGAAAAAATGCTGAAGCCCGGCGTTACCATTATGGGCGAAATGAAAAGCAATAATGAAGCCCGTTACATCCACGGCGAATATGGCAAGGGCCAATGGACATTTTATGGCGGCCACGACCCTGAAGATTACCAGCACATTGTAGGCGACCCTCCTACCGACTTAAAATTACACCCCAATTCACCGGGATACAGGCTGATCCTGAATAATGTATTGTTCCCCGCAGCAAGGAAGAAGAAGCAGAAGACCTAA
- a CDS encoding DUF5606 family protein, with translation MNLLGIVAVSGKPGLWKALAQNKTGYILESLDVLKTKMVANISTAKIAALNEITLFGEDEDIKLVDVFERMKNSASVPDAKADGKKLRDFFREVAPDHDEEKVYASDMKKVLNWYSIIKDLPLFTEADPTTAVAEEPAPAEEPAVVEEPAKPAAKKAPAKPAKEADAEKAPAKAKKPAAKKA, from the coding sequence ATGAATTTACTGGGAATAGTAGCAGTATCAGGTAAGCCTGGACTATGGAAAGCGCTGGCGCAAAACAAAACCGGCTATATTTTGGAAAGCCTTGATGTGCTGAAAACCAAAATGGTGGCCAATATATCAACCGCAAAAATTGCGGCGCTGAATGAAATTACCCTTTTTGGGGAAGATGAAGACATTAAGCTGGTGGATGTTTTTGAAAGGATGAAAAATTCGGCGAGCGTACCTGATGCCAAGGCTGACGGTAAAAAGCTAAGGGATTTTTTCAGGGAAGTAGCGCCTGACCATGATGAGGAAAAGGTTTACGCCTCGGATATGAAAAAGGTACTCAACTGGTATTCCATCATAAAAGACCTGCCATTATTTACAGAAGCAGATCCAACTACAGCGGTGGCTGAAGAGCCTGCACCAGCAGAGGAACCTGCTGTTGTGGAAGAACCGGCAAAACCAGCTGCTAAGAAAGCGCCAGCAAAACCTGCTAAAGAAGCAGATGCTGAAAAAGCGCCTGCAAAGGCAAAAAAACCGGCGGCTAAAAAAGCTTAA
- a CDS encoding TonB-dependent receptor domain-containing protein, whose amino-acid sequence MKRFYIFFAFLFSVITANAQFGVGGGGSNIVGKISGTLIDSISKKPLDYASVGLFRVGGKSPLSGSITDAKGNFRIDGVHPGNYNLVITFIGYPTKTVGPFTTTDSKPDKNTGVINVSPGAKTLKEVTVTGQANLIENHIDKIVYNAEKDLTSTGGNASDVLQKVPMVSVDLNGNVAVRGDQNVKVLINGKPSGATSASLSDVLKTIPAAQIKTIEVITSPSAKYDAEGSAGIINIITKQTNISGISGSVSGGFGTRQNNGNFNLNYNKNRFSLSVNTGGNLTWPQTSISDFNQHFQYGNTNVAQSSDGTSLVKRYGTISSVTASYQFNAFNDITSTFRYNKGGFNTNSNNTSTRTDYNHPDSSYSYLSNTLGHNSFGGFDWTMDYTHKFKKEGNNIVFSGEWSHSEIITDFTDYFTPQKLTNVKNNIDGINNEYTFQADYTLPVNKLLKVEAGAKEVIRRLSSNSQAFDPSGNDFVYDPLTSSVYDYNQNVTAGYTVLTFTLPKGYSILAGGRVENTNIHGDPQSAGETFLTPFNSDYQIYIPSLTLQKQISSTQTIKLSYSKRITRPSLQFLNPYVSQTNKLAQTVGNVALSPEVSQTIDLNYNTFIKSSLLNFSIYYRHIDGVIENIANHIVVDSLIGTLTKYQNADVNNSFGFNFFTSINPIKILTLRTNINVYTYSPTPYAQYAYYFTNTATKVQYNIFLSASVTLPKDLVAELFALENSPRYTLQGQSPSFSLLGLGVKKQFLNKKASIGINTLEPFNKYKNFNSTTTSPGITQTSHFAFPFRSVGLTFSYSFGKLKFATPSQKKGDVDEEKQGDQGIGGAGGGR is encoded by the coding sequence ATGAAACGTTTTTATATATTTTTTGCATTCCTGTTTTCTGTAATAACGGCGAACGCCCAGTTTGGCGTCGGCGGCGGTGGGTCAAACATCGTCGGGAAAATATCAGGCACCCTGATTGATTCTATCTCCAAAAAACCGCTGGATTACGCTTCTGTCGGTTTATTCCGGGTTGGCGGCAAAAGCCCATTATCCGGTTCAATAACTGATGCCAAAGGTAATTTCAGAATAGACGGTGTACACCCCGGTAATTATAACCTGGTGATTACCTTTATAGGCTATCCTACAAAAACGGTAGGACCGTTTACTACAACTGATTCAAAACCCGATAAAAACACGGGTGTGATCAATGTTTCGCCGGGCGCGAAAACACTAAAGGAAGTGACCGTTACCGGCCAGGCAAATTTGATCGAAAATCATATTGATAAGATTGTTTATAATGCCGAAAAGGACCTTACCTCAACCGGTGGCAATGCCAGTGATGTTTTGCAAAAGGTTCCGATGGTGTCAGTCGACCTCAATGGTAACGTAGCTGTTCGCGGCGACCAGAATGTTAAAGTACTGATCAACGGAAAACCGTCTGGTGCGACCTCTGCAAGTTTATCGGACGTATTGAAAACCATTCCGGCTGCACAAATCAAAACAATTGAAGTGATCACGAGCCCTTCAGCTAAATATGATGCAGAAGGTTCAGCTGGCATTATAAATATCATCACCAAACAAACCAATATATCGGGTATCAGCGGTTCGGTTAGCGGTGGCTTTGGCACACGTCAAAACAACGGTAACTTCAACCTCAACTATAACAAAAACAGGTTTAGTTTATCTGTGAATACAGGCGGTAACCTAACCTGGCCGCAAACGTCCATCAGTGATTTTAACCAGCATTTTCAATATGGAAATACCAATGTGGCTCAAAGTTCAGACGGCACAAGCCTTGTTAAGCGTTATGGCACCATAAGTTCTGTAACTGCCAGCTACCAGTTTAATGCTTTTAACGATATCACATCAACATTCCGCTACAACAAAGGCGGTTTCAATACAAATTCAAATAATACATCAACCAGGACGGATTACAATCATCCGGATTCAAGCTATTCCTATCTAAGCAATACACTGGGCCATAACTCATTCGGCGGGTTCGACTGGACTATGGATTACACGCACAAGTTTAAAAAAGAAGGCAATAACATCGTATTTTCCGGTGAATGGAGCCACAGTGAGATCATTACTGATTTTACCGACTATTTTACGCCCCAAAAGCTAACCAATGTTAAAAATAATATCGACGGAATAAATAATGAGTATACTTTCCAGGCAGATTATACACTACCGGTTAATAAATTATTAAAGGTTGAAGCCGGTGCAAAAGAGGTGATCAGGCGATTAAGCAGTAATTCTCAGGCTTTTGATCCATCGGGAAATGATTTTGTTTATGACCCGCTTACTTCCAGCGTTTACGACTATAACCAGAACGTTACCGCGGGCTATACCGTGCTTACATTCACCCTGCCGAAAGGGTATTCAATTTTAGCAGGCGGAAGGGTTGAGAACACCAATATTCACGGCGATCCGCAAAGTGCCGGCGAGACGTTTCTAACACCATTTAACAGTGATTACCAGATTTATATACCCAGCTTAACCCTTCAAAAACAAATTTCGTCAACACAAACGATTAAATTAAGCTACAGCAAACGTATAACCAGGCCAAGCCTTCAATTTTTGAACCCCTATGTAAGCCAGACAAATAAACTGGCACAAACGGTTGGTAACGTTGCTTTATCGCCAGAGGTTTCGCAAACAATTGATTTAAATTACAATACCTTCATCAAATCATCATTGCTTAATTTTTCAATTTATTACAGGCATATTGACGGAGTAATTGAAAACATTGCAAACCATATTGTAGTAGATAGTTTAATCGGCACACTTACAAAATACCAGAATGCTGATGTCAACAATTCATTCGGATTTAACTTTTTCACGTCCATAAATCCTATTAAAATATTAACGCTGCGTACCAATATCAACGTTTATACTTATAGCCCTACACCCTATGCACAGTACGCTTACTATTTCACTAATACCGCAACAAAGGTTCAGTATAATATATTTTTAAGTGCGTCTGTCACTTTACCAAAAGACCTGGTAGCCGAATTGTTTGCACTGGAAAATTCGCCAAGGTACACCCTGCAGGGTCAAAGCCCTTCATTCAGCCTGCTTGGATTGGGTGTAAAAAAACAGTTCCTGAACAAAAAGGCTTCAATTGGTATCAATACCCTTGAACCATTTAATAAATATAAAAACTTTAATTCCACTACCACAAGTCCCGGGATTACCCAAACCAGTCATTTTGCGTTCCCGTTCCGATCAGTGGGCTTAACATTTAGCTACAGCTTCGGTAAGTTAAAATTTGCCACCCCGTCGCAAAAGAAGGGTGATGTTGATGAAGAGAAACAAGGCGACCAGGGAATTGGCGGAGCCGGTGGCGGTCGGTAA